CGCTTCGCCGATGCCGACGGCCACTACAGTCACGACGAGATCACCGGCCGGGACGAGCACCGCGACGGCGAGCCGCTTCTGCAGCCGGTGATCCGCGCCGGCGAGCCGGTGGGCGAGCCGCCGGACATCGCCGCCGCCCACGACCGGGCCTGGGCCGCGCTGGGGCGCATGCCGGAGGGCATGCGACGGCTGGAGCCCATGGATACACCGTATCCGGTCCATTTCAGCGAGGCGCTGGAGCGGTTGCGGGTGGAGACCATCGAGGCGTTGAATCGGGGTGGTGTGGGGTGAAATCGGGCGGTTTTCTCGGTGCATCAAGATGCACCCTACGGGTGCCGCGGCCCCGGAGCCACGCTGTAACGTAGGGTGCATCTTGATGCACCGTTTTCCGACATCCCCGAACCTTCCCGGCACTTTCAACAAGGAGCCAACCATTGAGCATTGTCATCATCGGGACCGGCCTTGGCGGCTACAACACCGCCAAGGAGCTGCGCAAGCACGACGCCGAGACGCCGCTGACCCTGATTACCGCCGATTCCGGGCGCTCGTACTCCAAGCCCATGCTGTCCACCGGGTTCCGCAAGGAGCAGACACCGGCGGACCTGGTGCAGGGGGAGCCCGAGGCCATGGCGGAGCAGCTCGACGCGCGGGTGATCACGGGGACCCGGGTCGAGGCCGTCGACCGTGAGGCATCCGTGGTGCGGCTTGAAGGCGGCGAGACGGTTCCCTACGACCGCCTGGTCCTGGCCATGGGTGCGGACACGTTCACGCCACCGGTGGATGGTGATGCCGCCGGCGACATCTTCCAGGTGAACGACCTGGACCAGTACGAGCGTTTCCGCTCAGCGGCGGCGGATGTCCGCCGCATCCTGATCATGGGCGGCGGCCTGATCGGCTGCGAGTTCGCCAATGATCTGCGGGAAGCAGGCTACCAGGTGGATATGGTCTTCCCGGAGCCCCTGCCGCTGCCGCGGCTGCTGCCGGAGCGCCCGGCGAAGGCGCTGCACGAGGCACTGACCGAGCTGGGTGCCACGCTGCACACCGGGGTCACGGTGGAGGCGGTGAACCGGGCCGGCGGCGGATATGCGGCAACGCTGTCCGACGGGCGCGCCCTGGAGGCGGACGTGGTCCTCGCCGCCATTGGCCTGAAGCCGCGCACGGCGCTGGCGGAGGCGGCGGGGCTGACGGTCGGCCAGGGCATCCGCGTCGACAGCACACTCGCGACCTCAGACCCTGCCATTTTTGCCCTGGGCGACTGCGC
The DNA window shown above is from Aquisalimonas sp. 2447 and carries:
- a CDS encoding NAD(P)/FAD-dependent oxidoreductase — protein: MSIVIIGTGLGGYNTAKELRKHDAETPLTLITADSGRSYSKPMLSTGFRKEQTPADLVQGEPEAMAEQLDARVITGTRVEAVDREASVVRLEGGETVPYDRLVLAMGADTFTPPVDGDAAGDIFQVNDLDQYERFRSAAADVRRILIMGGGLIGCEFANDLREAGYQVDMVFPEPLPLPRLLPERPAKALHEALTELGATLHTGVTVEAVNRAGGGYAATLSDGRALEADVVLAAIGLKPRTALAEAAGLTVGQGIRVDSTLATSDPAIFALGDCAEVEGCVLPYVAPLTNAARALGQTLAGEVTQVNYPVMPVTVKTSCCQVVAWPPTAGADGEWQFDGDGRDLRGEFRDAEGHLLGFALTGKRIKERMPLTKEMPGLLG